One Paenibacillus sp. FSL W8-0186 genomic window carries:
- a CDS encoding ThuA domain-containing protein, whose translation MKRILVVVGDYYHDGELARQSWERVIEPFTSKAQAQVTYAVVGQLEQELVKSPDLVVLFAGNYIDPEAEQVRYWMTEQAAGQIEKYVAGGGAWLAWHSGLASYPEDGEYVRMLRGRFLMHPEPSVVTYTPVAGTELGDLGEAFSFLDEHYFVECKEEETNIFMRSSSKDGEAVAGWYHSYGSGRVGCITPAHLSDGLLMPWFIKVMRSLVAWCAKL comes from the coding sequence ATGAAGCGTATACTCGTAGTCGTTGGCGATTATTATCATGATGGAGAACTGGCCAGGCAATCTTGGGAGCGGGTTATCGAGCCTTTTACGAGCAAGGCTCAAGCTCAGGTCACATATGCGGTTGTCGGGCAGTTAGAGCAAGAATTGGTCAAATCGCCCGATTTAGTTGTTTTGTTTGCCGGGAATTACATCGATCCGGAAGCGGAGCAGGTGAGGTACTGGATGACAGAACAGGCGGCCGGGCAGATCGAGAAATATGTGGCCGGCGGGGGAGCATGGCTGGCATGGCATTCGGGACTGGCATCTTATCCGGAAGACGGGGAATATGTGAGAATGCTTCGCGGCCGCTTCCTTATGCATCCAGAGCCCAGTGTTGTGACTTATACGCCGGTGGCCGGAACGGAGCTGGGCGACTTAGGAGAGGCTTTCAGCTTCCTGGACGAGCATTATTTTGTCGAATGTAAGGAGGAAGAGACGAATATATTTATGCGCTCGTCCTCCAAGGACGGAGAAGCCGTGGCCGGCTGGTATCACAGCTACGGGTCTGGCCGTGTCGGCTGCATCACGCCGGCTCATTTATCCGATGGCCTGCTGATGCCGTGGTTTATTAAGGTGATGAGAAGCCTGGTTGCCTGGTGCGCCAAGCTCTGA